The Treponema medium genome has a window encoding:
- a CDS encoding V-type ATP synthase subunit A: protein MRGTKGKVVGINGNMVSVEFDGLVTLNEVGYVHIGDTKLKSEIIRIRGSVAQMQVFEITKGIRVGDEVEFTGDLLSVELGPGLLGRVYDGLQNPLPDLAEKAGYFLERGIYLNALPTEAQWDFTPVAQVGDTLVRGDVLGTVPEGNFTHRIMLPFGMYGTYTLSSIKPAGQYTVHETIAEVTDERGKKYPLTMSFRWPVKRAIDCYAERLKPSETLVTKIRTVDTFFPVAKGGTYCIPGPFGAGKTVLQHATSRNAEVDIVIIAACGERAGEVVETLKEFPELIDPRTGRTLMERTVIICNTSSMPVAAREASVYTGVTLAEYYRQMGLDVLLLADSTSRWAQALREMSGRLEEIPGEEAFPAYLESYIAAFYERAGIVRLKDGSKGSVTIGGTVSPAGGNFEEPVTQATLKVVGAFHGLSRERSDARKYPAIHPLDSWSKYPSVLGTAQVEYGRGMLRRGTEVEQMMKVVGEEGTSMEDFIVYLKGDFLDAVYLQQNSFDKVDDAVSVERQRYIYKLILRILGSQFSFNTKDEARAYFNKLRQSFIDYNYSPWESPEFKKHEAAITGALSDKATGLDEKAAKLIKEAEAHHEESVQ from the coding sequence ATGAGAGGAACGAAAGGAAAGGTAGTCGGTATTAACGGGAATATGGTCAGCGTTGAGTTTGACGGTCTGGTTACGTTAAACGAAGTTGGCTACGTCCATATCGGCGACACCAAATTGAAGAGCGAGATCATCCGTATACGCGGCTCCGTTGCTCAGATGCAGGTATTCGAAATTACCAAGGGTATCCGCGTCGGTGATGAAGTTGAGTTTACCGGAGATCTCTTGTCGGTTGAACTTGGGCCGGGACTGCTCGGCAGAGTGTATGACGGTTTGCAGAACCCGCTCCCCGACCTTGCAGAAAAGGCGGGCTACTTTTTGGAGCGCGGTATCTATCTCAATGCGCTTCCTACCGAAGCACAGTGGGATTTTACGCCGGTTGCACAGGTAGGGGACACACTCGTGCGCGGCGATGTGCTGGGAACCGTGCCGGAGGGGAACTTTACCCACCGGATTATGCTTCCCTTCGGTATGTACGGCACATACACGCTTTCTTCCATTAAACCGGCAGGACAGTACACCGTACACGAAACTATTGCGGAAGTAACCGACGAGCGCGGAAAAAAGTATCCGCTTACGATGAGCTTCCGCTGGCCGGTAAAGCGTGCAATCGACTGCTATGCCGAACGGCTCAAGCCCTCTGAAACGCTTGTTACCAAAATCCGCACCGTAGATACCTTCTTCCCGGTAGCAAAAGGCGGAACCTATTGTATTCCGGGGCCGTTCGGCGCCGGTAAAACCGTTTTACAGCACGCAACCAGCCGTAACGCAGAGGTTGATATCGTAATCATCGCCGCCTGCGGTGAGCGCGCCGGTGAAGTTGTAGAAACCTTAAAAGAATTCCCTGAATTGATCGACCCCCGCACGGGACGAACCCTGATGGAGCGGACGGTTATCATTTGTAATACATCGTCGATGCCGGTTGCGGCGCGCGAGGCTTCGGTTTATACCGGCGTAACCCTTGCCGAATACTACCGCCAGATGGGGCTTGACGTTCTGCTCCTTGCAGACTCCACCAGCCGTTGGGCACAGGCTTTGCGCGAAATGTCCGGACGCTTGGAGGAAATCCCCGGTGAAGAAGCTTTCCCCGCCTACTTGGAATCCTACATTGCAGCATTCTATGAGCGCGCCGGTATTGTCCGCTTAAAGGACGGCAGCAAAGGCTCCGTAACGATCGGCGGTACGGTTTCCCCCGCAGGCGGTAACTTTGAAGAGCCGGTTACGCAGGCAACGCTCAAAGTTGTCGGCGCATTCCACGGACTTTCCCGCGAACGCTCCGATGCCCGTAAATATCCCGCCATCCACCCGCTCGATTCATGGTCAAAATACCCGAGCGTACTCGGAACGGCGCAGGTGGAATACGGCAGAGGAATGCTCCGCCGCGGTACCGAAGTTGAGCAGATGATGAAGGTTGTCGGTGAAGAAGGTACCAGTATGGAAGACTTTATCGTCTACTTGAAGGGAGACTTCCTTGACGCGGTTTATTTACAGCAAAACTCCTTCGATAAGGTTGACGATGCCGTTTCCGTAGAGCGCCAGCGCTATATTTACAAACTGATCCTGCGCATATTGGGCTCTCAGTTCTCCTTTAATACCAAGGATGAAGCCCGCGCATACTTTAACAAGCTGCGCCAGTCCTTTATCGACTATAACTATTCGCCGTGGGAATCGCCGGAATTTAAGAAGCACGAAGCAGCTATTACCGGAGCGCTTTCCGATAAGGCAACAGGGCTTGATGAAAAAGCGGCAAAACTCATAAAAGAAGCGGAGGCACATCATGAAGAAAGTGTACAGTAA
- a CDS encoding V-type ATP synthase subunit B, which yields MKKVYSKIESINGSVITVKAEDVSYGELAQVQTSFGTSLAQVNKLDRGLVSLQVFAGGRGVSTGDEVRFLGREMQVSFSDDLLGRIFNGSGEPRDQGPMLKDNMVEIGGPSVNPSKRIMAKRMIRTGIPMIDVFNTLVVSQKLPIFSSSGEPYNELLARIAMQAEVDVIVLGGMGLKYDDYLYFKDTLEEAGALSRTVMFVHTAADPTVECLMIPDMCLAVGEQFALKGKDVLVLLTDMTNFADAMKEIAIIQEQVPSNRGYPGDLYSQLAARYEKAVDFDDAGSVTVLAVTTMPGDDVTHPVPDNTGYITEGQFYLKHGRIEPFGSLSRLKQNVNGKTREDHRALMDNMIKLYASYKDTLEKKSMGFMMSEWDGKLLKYGELFESRMMDLSVNIPLEEALDNGWKILSSCFTPEETGIKSDLIKTFWPKDAQNNPSAD from the coding sequence ATGAAGAAAGTGTACAGTAAGATTGAATCCATTAACGGTTCGGTTATAACCGTCAAGGCTGAAGATGTGTCCTACGGTGAGCTTGCGCAGGTTCAGACAAGCTTTGGCACCTCGCTCGCACAGGTCAATAAGCTGGATAGAGGGCTTGTTTCGCTACAGGTATTTGCAGGCGGACGCGGTGTTTCCACCGGTGATGAAGTACGCTTCCTCGGTCGGGAAATGCAGGTAAGCTTTTCCGATGATTTACTCGGACGTATCTTTAACGGTTCGGGAGAGCCGCGCGACCAAGGCCCGATGCTCAAGGATAATATGGTAGAAATCGGCGGTCCGTCTGTAAACCCATCCAAGCGTATTATGGCAAAGCGGATGATCAGAACCGGTATTCCGATGATCGACGTATTCAACACCCTCGTGGTTTCCCAGAAGCTACCGATTTTCTCAAGCTCTGGTGAACCCTACAACGAACTGCTCGCACGTATCGCAATGCAGGCTGAGGTTGACGTCATCGTACTCGGCGGTATGGGGCTTAAATACGACGACTACCTCTATTTTAAGGATACGCTGGAAGAAGCGGGCGCGCTGAGCCGTACGGTGATGTTCGTACACACTGCCGCCGACCCAACGGTAGAATGTTTGATGATCCCCGATATGTGTCTTGCAGTCGGTGAACAATTTGCACTCAAAGGCAAAGATGTCCTCGTCCTTTTAACCGATATGACCAACTTCGCCGATGCGATGAAGGAAATTGCCATTATACAGGAACAGGTTCCGTCAAACCGCGGTTATCCCGGCGACCTTTACAGCCAGCTTGCCGCCCGCTACGAAAAGGCGGTTGACTTTGACGATGCAGGTTCGGTTACCGTTCTTGCCGTTACCACCATGCCCGGCGACGACGTAACGCACCCCGTTCCCGATAACACCGGATATATCACCGAAGGTCAGTTCTATCTTAAACACGGACGCATCGAACCGTTCGGAAGTCTTTCCCGTCTCAAGCAGAACGTCAACGGCAAGACCCGCGAAGATCACCGTGCGCTCATGGATAATATGATCAAGCTCTATGCTTCCTACAAGGACACGCTTGAGAAAAAGTCGATGGGCTTTATGATGAGCGAATGGGACGGCAAGCTGCTGAAATACGGTGAGCTTTTTGAATCCCGCATGATGGATTTGTCGGTAAACATTCCGCTTGAGGAAGCGCTCGATAACGGATGGAAGATTCTTTCGTCCTGCTTTACTCCTGAGGAAACCGGTATTAAGTCCGATTTGATCAAAACCTTCTGGCCCAAGGATGCGCAGAACAATCCCTCCGCGGATTAA
- a CDS encoding V-type ATP synthase subunit D translates to MAIKLTKNELKNQKESLKMFQRYLPTLQLKKQQLQTEIRTIEMHAKEVRLNRDALHKEFEQWIAVFGEAGIFTPEILKVKEVRTSTGNIAGVSIPVFSGADFERSSYDLFTTPLWLDIACDRMERVLSLDLEAQILDEQVARLNNELRTTTQRVNLFEKVKIPETKRNIKKISVYLGDQQVAAVVRGKISKKNLEKNAPSEEVTA, encoded by the coding sequence ATGGCTATTAAACTGACGAAAAACGAGCTGAAAAATCAAAAAGAATCGCTCAAGATGTTCCAGCGGTACTTGCCGACGCTTCAGCTTAAAAAACAGCAGCTGCAAACCGAAATCCGCACGATTGAGATGCATGCAAAAGAGGTTCGGCTGAACCGAGACGCACTGCACAAGGAGTTTGAGCAGTGGATTGCCGTCTTCGGCGAAGCGGGAATCTTTACGCCTGAAATTCTCAAGGTGAAAGAAGTGCGTACTTCGACGGGAAATATTGCCGGTGTTTCGATACCGGTGTTTTCCGGGGCGGACTTTGAACGCAGTAGCTACGATCTTTTTACAACGCCGCTGTGGCTCGACATTGCCTGCGACCGGATGGAGCGGGTTTTATCGCTCGATCTTGAAGCCCAAATCCTCGATGAACAGGTTGCACGGCTCAACAACGAACTGCGTACCACAACGCAGCGTGTCAACTTGTTTGAAAAGGTAAAGATACCGGAAACAAAGCGGAACATCAAAAAAATTTCCGTGTATCTGGGAGATCAGCAGGTAGCGGCGGTTGTGCGCGGGAAGATTTCCAAGAAAAACTTGGAAAAGAACGCTCCTTCTGAGGAGGTAACGGCATGA
- a CDS encoding V-type ATP synthase subunit E, whose translation MEVQLQDLVEKIKQDGIASAEQQAAGIIAEAEKKAKAIVADAEKEAETLLKKTEVESQRFTNASEAAVKQACRNALIAFREGVTASLDALIKAETAAAYNSDVLKTLIPEAVKGWIKTNEADISVVLSPEDAQKLESALLAAFKKEVEKGIEVKSDAQLAGGFRIGVKDGSAYYDFSAEAVADLFSAYISSRAARLLKDAVKEL comes from the coding sequence ATGGAAGTTCAGTTACAGGATCTTGTTGAAAAGATCAAGCAGGACGGTATTGCTTCTGCTGAACAGCAAGCTGCGGGTATCATTGCCGAAGCGGAGAAAAAGGCAAAGGCTATCGTTGCGGATGCGGAAAAAGAGGCTGAAACCTTGTTGAAGAAGACTGAAGTCGAATCCCAACGGTTTACAAACGCTTCGGAGGCTGCCGTTAAACAGGCTTGCCGCAATGCGCTCATCGCCTTTAGAGAAGGAGTTACCGCTTCTCTCGATGCCCTCATCAAAGCGGAAACCGCAGCGGCATATAACAGCGATGTACTCAAAACGCTGATCCCCGAAGCGGTAAAAGGCTGGATTAAAACAAACGAAGCTGATATTTCCGTTGTTCTTTCTCCCGAAGATGCGCAAAAGCTGGAAAGCGCTTTGCTTGCTGCGTTTAAGAAAGAGGTTGAAAAAGGCATCGAGGTTAAATCCGATGCACAGCTTGCAGGCGGCTTTAGAATCGGGGTAAAGGACGGTTCGGCATATTACGACTTTTCTGCAGAAGCGGTCGCCGATTTGTTCTCCGCCTATATCAGCTCACGTGCTGCACGCCTGTTGAAGGATGCGGTAAAGGAGTTATAA
- a CDS encoding immunoglobulin-like domain-containing protein, which translates to MNHDAKKSIRHFMKTLSTCIALVAAVMFLGCKSPVENGSKTPAAQYKVTVEKTAGGNVTVMPALPDSGMVNKNTELTFIATKLGGYKFVKWERDGADSGVNEPTYKLTVTQPVRIKAVFEVDGTPITKHTVTLTPPINGTVTSVPEIPSDKQVADGTEITFTATAQSGYTVEKWTVSPNTALKTGGAEGNQTATVTITADTTIAVTFKHSEAPSQPKHTVTFSVDGENGFLEAKVDGTKINSGDQVEKGKTVVFTAKPFSDYSVDTWSIDGSAFEGGSGAAGSQTARVTITADTTVTVKFKPTLTDQEKLEKAKEALKLYFQNGDTADSISSHWLNLPVSGLHDTKISWQSSDEAIIKIKQENEWNCYGSITRPEENTQVTLTATITRSAVSITKTFDVTVRGTNEDAVISAAEQAVRAIPSFVTKDTPIQLSPKETVSVSNGSSSSSVEVDIEWKAEPAGVISVSDGTVTPHETETQTVTLTATAKKGNAESSKTVTVTVYPKNNEPNLQAVVESIINGIPTEIDADIQLPQSPSGYELTWSSSNDSILKIAGNSGHIETWDLVDRTVTLTATLEKNAASEPATKMVTVKARKKFTRKSNNIYGNSNTGGSYEFDGDKLTLCHGDGEPAAVYRVSIDAVAKTITATLERIIADGSLVAPEAAQQIFIRAIEEIFDQQISVLLLQQQPLITLRDIRNALEGQFGLPPSDGTEEELKDLFEGLSNEADFKMTYEEFLKKTKDEQSTALKELLKWWQINFYYKLWGLDETVPLTEAEKKVKSSIRSYANDQLESAKKPHIYYYLIEKDSLYTNVQYSIGTSWFRQPGTYRAENPSPDIASIEISGTFKMVTIGIKQQGSGGKKEFVARSYNGSSSFTAEARGEADKKITVTITGENKDAHTLSVQISGALSFTGVLTFSGRAIPSNWFQL; encoded by the coding sequence ATGAATCATGATGCAAAGAAAAGTATACGTCATTTTATGAAGACGCTCTCTACCTGCATTGCACTCGTTGCAGCAGTAATGTTTCTCGGCTGTAAATCGCCTGTAGAAAACGGAAGCAAGACGCCTGCTGCGCAGTACAAGGTAACGGTCGAAAAGACCGCCGGCGGCAATGTAACGGTAATGCCTGCACTACCTGACAGCGGCATGGTAAATAAGAACACTGAACTTACCTTTATCGCAACTAAGCTTGGCGGTTACAAGTTTGTAAAATGGGAACGTGACGGAGCCGACTCCGGCGTAAACGAACCAACTTACAAACTGACGGTAACACAGCCGGTGCGGATAAAAGCTGTCTTTGAAGTAGATGGCACACCCATTACCAAACACACGGTAACGCTTACCCCGCCGATAAACGGTACGGTAACCTCTGTTCCTGAAATTCCATCTGATAAGCAAGTGGCGGACGGTACGGAAATTACCTTTACTGCAACGGCGCAATCCGGCTATACGGTAGAAAAATGGACGGTTTCTCCGAACACTGCGCTCAAAACAGGCGGCGCTGAGGGAAACCAAACGGCAACAGTAACAATTACCGCAGACACAACGATAGCGGTAACCTTTAAACATTCGGAAGCGCCGTCACAGCCCAAGCACACGGTAACCTTTAGCGTAGACGGCGAGAACGGGTTCCTTGAAGCGAAAGTTGACGGCACTAAAATCAATTCAGGGGATCAAGTTGAAAAGGGGAAAACCGTTGTCTTTACCGCAAAACCATTTTCCGATTATAGTGTTGATACGTGGAGCATCGACGGCAGCGCCTTTGAAGGAGGTTCCGGCGCCGCAGGAAGCCAAACGGCAAGAGTAACAATTACCGCAGACACAACGGTAACAGTCAAATTTAAACCTACCTTAACGGATCAAGAAAAGCTTGAAAAAGCAAAAGAGGCTTTAAAACTCTATTTTCAAAACGGCGATACTGCAGACAGCATAAGCTCTCATTGGCTGAATCTTCCTGTGAGTGGATTACATGACACTAAGATTAGTTGGCAGTCAAGCGATGAAGCCATAATCAAGATAAAGCAAGAAAATGAATGGAACTGTTACGGTAGTATTACTCGTCCCGAAGAGAACACGCAGGTAACACTAACGGCAACCATCACAAGAAGCGCCGTTTCCATAACAAAGACCTTTGATGTTACCGTACGCGGCACAAATGAGGATGCGGTAATCAGTGCGGCAGAACAGGCGGTAAGAGCGATTCCTTCATTTGTGACGAAAGATACGCCTATTCAGTTAAGCCCCAAAGAAACGGTTTCCGTTTCGAACGGTAGCAGTAGTTCTTCTGTTGAAGTCGATATAGAGTGGAAGGCAGAACCGGCAGGGGTTATCTCAGTTTCGGACGGTACGGTTACACCGCATGAAACGGAAACTCAGACAGTAACATTAACCGCAACCGCAAAAAAAGGAAATGCCGAATCCTCAAAAACCGTTACGGTAACCGTATATCCTAAAAACAACGAACCCAATCTTCAAGCCGTTGTAGAGAGTATTATCAACGGAATACCGACCGAAATTGATGCCGATATTCAGCTGCCGCAGTCTCCCTCAGGGTATGAACTCACATGGTCATCTTCTAATGACAGCATACTAAAGATTGCCGGAAATAGCGGGCATATTGAGACATGGGATTTGGTTGACCGGACGGTAACATTGACTGCAACACTGGAAAAAAACGCTGCCAGTGAACCGGCAACAAAAATGGTAACAGTAAAGGCGCGGAAGAAGTTTACAAGAAAATCCAATAATATCTATGGAAACAGTAACACCGGAGGCAGTTATGAATTTGACGGCGATAAGCTGACGCTGTGCCATGGAGACGGTGAACCTGCTGCCGTATACCGTGTGAGCATTGATGCCGTTGCCAAAACAATAACAGCAACGCTTGAGCGGATTATTGCCGATGGCAGTCTTGTCGCACCCGAAGCTGCTCAGCAAATTTTCATCAGAGCGATTGAGGAAATCTTCGATCAGCAGATTTCTGTCTTACTATTGCAGCAACAGCCTTTGATCACGTTGCGGGACATTAGAAACGCTCTCGAGGGACAATTTGGTTTGCCGCCGTCCGATGGAACTGAAGAAGAACTTAAAGACCTTTTTGAAGGCTTGTCTAACGAAGCGGATTTTAAGATGACGTATGAAGAATTTTTGAAAAAAACGAAGGATGAACAGAGTACGGCGCTTAAGGAGCTTTTAAAATGGTGGCAAATCAATTTCTACTATAAACTATGGGGTCTTGATGAAACCGTACCGCTTACGGAAGCTGAAAAGAAAGTTAAATCATCGATTAGATCCTATGCCAACGATCAGCTTGAAAGTGCAAAAAAACCGCATATATATTACTATCTCATTGAAAAAGATAGTTTGTACACCAACGTACAGTATAGTATCGGTACATCGTGGTTCCGCCAACCGGGAACATACAGAGCAGAGAACCCATCTCCAGATATAGCATCCATAGAGATATCCGGCACGTTTAAAATGGTTACTATAGGCATAAAACAGCAAGGTAGTGGTGGCAAAAAAGAGTTTGTTGCGCGGTCGTATAACGGCAGCTCATCCTTCACAGCAGAGGCAAGAGGTGAAGCCGATAAAAAGATAACCGTAACTATTACCGGAGAAAATAAAGACGCTCACACATTGAGCGTGCAGATAAGCGGTGCACTTTCCTTTACGGGCGTCCTCACCTTTTCCGGAAGAGCTATTCCGTCAAACTGGTTTCAGTTGTAA
- a CDS encoding aldose epimerase family protein yields MEVKKERFGMLSSGDAVSIFTVSNGTMSFSAIDYGCCITAILLPAAKGGYDDIVLGYSTLEGYIRNKPHFGSIVGRCAGRISNARFSIEEKCYTLTRNNGGKHCLHGGYPAYDKQLWQADIISGNDEAGVSFSRISPDGEQGFPGEVRLTVSYTLNKNNTITLRYEAHTTKTTPINLTNHTYFNLNPAGMEADSGYISALNHQVQLLASRYAEVDASLIPTGKLLPVEGTPFDFRTPKLLSQDFAQLKNGYDDTWLLDADSTDNIPLAAVVTEPATGRTLRIYSTQPAITMYTGNFLSGEQGKNGDVYNKHSGVCFETQHIPDSPHHPEFPSVWVHPGEVYQHETQWRFTV; encoded by the coding sequence ATGGAAGTAAAGAAAGAGCGGTTCGGGATGCTGTCATCGGGAGATGCGGTATCGATTTTTACGGTTTCTAATGGCACAATGTCGTTTTCGGCAATCGATTACGGCTGCTGTATTACCGCGATTTTATTACCCGCAGCAAAGGGCGGATATGACGATATCGTGCTCGGCTATTCAACGCTCGAAGGATATATCCGCAACAAACCTCATTTCGGTTCCATTGTCGGACGATGTGCAGGCAGGATTTCAAATGCTCGCTTTTCTATAGAAGAAAAATGCTATACACTGACCCGCAATAACGGCGGAAAACACTGTCTGCATGGTGGCTATCCTGCGTATGACAAGCAGTTGTGGCAAGCCGACATTATTTCCGGCAACGATGAGGCGGGGGTGAGTTTTTCCAGAATAAGCCCCGACGGTGAGCAAGGTTTTCCCGGAGAAGTCCGGCTTACTGTTTCGTATACCCTCAATAAAAACAATACCATTACACTTCGGTACGAAGCTCATACAACAAAGACAACACCAATCAATCTGACAAACCATACCTATTTTAATCTCAATCCTGCCGGAATGGAGGCGGACAGCGGCTATATTTCGGCTCTTAATCATCAAGTTCAGCTTTTGGCAAGCCGCTATGCAGAAGTTGACGCTTCGCTTATACCGACAGGCAAGCTGCTACCGGTAGAAGGAACACCGTTCGATTTCCGTACGCCGAAGTTGTTATCACAGGATTTTGCTCAATTGAAAAACGGCTATGATGACACATGGCTGCTTGATGCGGACAGCACGGACAACATTCCGCTTGCTGCGGTTGTAACTGAGCCGGCGACAGGCAGGACGCTGCGTATTTATTCAACACAGCCGGCAATTACGATGTATACCGGAAACTTTTTAAGCGGAGAGCAGGGCAAAAACGGCGATGTGTACAACAAGCATTCCGGCGTGTGCTTTGAAACTCAGCATATACCGGATTCGCCTCATCACCCTGAGTTTCCTTCCGTGTGGGTGCATCCCGGCGAAGTGTATCAGCACGAAACACAGTGGCGCTTTACGGTTTAG
- the dxs gene encoding 1-deoxy-D-xylulose-5-phosphate synthase, whose protein sequence is MDKNVLLSIHDPKDLLSLSREELRILAQEMRSIILETVGANGGHLASNLGVIELTIALHRVFSSPKDAIIWDVGHQSYPHKLLTGRYDNFSTLRLKDGLAGFPKREESPHDAFNTGHASTSISAAEGILIGRRLQHQNGKVIAVIGDGALSGGMAFEALLNVTPYTKNLVVILNDNKMSISPNIRAVSEYLSRLTVRKGYQQFKYIFDTAVGKIPFLGRRINFLIHRLKRGAKGIFYRNNLFTDLGFEYVGPLNGHNEKELEKVFRNVKNIDAPVLIHIETKKGKGYSLAEDNPSAFHGIGPFNIADGKIEKASTNSFTEAFSHIITDEAAKRDDIAAITAAMAQGTGLQRFQQQFPDRFFDVGIAEQHAVTFAAGLAAAGLRPIAAIYSTFLQRAIDQIIHDVALQKLPVIFAIDRAGAVPYDGETHQGLYDICFLRSIPNMTVLAPASAAEMRAMFEWALQLDAPVAIRYPKNTCAAECPAFLLPMETGRGVFTVTAEHSDVLLVCTGGIYPETVQAAELLGKKGISADIYNLRFLKPIDEAFFLEKVQKYPAVLFIEDGAYIGGVGHYLEALIQKRCLNIKTAVRAFPDTVFMQGSRQDILECAGLTGEQLAKVALSLCR, encoded by the coding sequence ATGGATAAAAACGTACTCTTATCAATACATGACCCGAAAGATCTGCTGTCTCTTTCAAGAGAGGAGCTGCGTATATTGGCGCAGGAAATGCGCAGTATTATTCTGGAAACAGTCGGTGCAAACGGCGGACATCTTGCCAGTAATCTCGGTGTTATAGAATTAACTATCGCACTGCATCGGGTGTTTTCGAGTCCTAAAGACGCAATAATCTGGGATGTGGGGCATCAATCCTATCCTCATAAACTTCTAACCGGAAGGTATGATAATTTTTCAACTCTCCGCTTAAAGGACGGCCTCGCAGGGTTCCCCAAACGGGAAGAAAGCCCCCATGATGCATTCAATACGGGACATGCATCGACCTCAATTTCGGCCGCCGAGGGAATTCTTATCGGGCGAAGGCTGCAGCACCAAAACGGAAAGGTTATCGCTGTTATCGGTGATGGAGCTTTAAGCGGAGGCATGGCCTTTGAAGCACTCCTGAATGTTACCCCATATACAAAGAATCTGGTTGTTATCCTCAACGATAATAAGATGTCCATTTCTCCGAACATACGAGCCGTTTCCGAATACCTGAGCCGTTTAACCGTGCGGAAAGGATATCAGCAGTTTAAGTACATCTTTGATACCGCTGTCGGTAAAATTCCGTTTTTAGGCAGACGTATTAATTTTTTGATCCACCGGTTAAAGCGGGGCGCCAAGGGAATTTTTTACAGAAACAATCTTTTTACCGATCTCGGCTTTGAGTATGTCGGACCGCTGAACGGGCATAACGAAAAAGAACTTGAAAAAGTATTCCGCAACGTAAAAAATATTGACGCACCGGTACTTATTCATATTGAAACAAAGAAAGGGAAAGGCTACTCGCTCGCAGAAGATAATCCCTCCGCCTTCCACGGTATCGGCCCGTTTAATATTGCCGACGGAAAAATTGAAAAGGCGAGTACCAACTCTTTTACCGAGGCATTTTCTCATATTATCACTGATGAGGCGGCAAAACGAGACGATATCGCCGCAATTACCGCTGCAATGGCGCAAGGAACAGGACTTCAGCGCTTCCAGCAGCAGTTTCCCGATCGTTTTTTTGATGTCGGTATTGCCGAACAACATGCGGTAACCTTTGCCGCCGGACTTGCCGCGGCCGGTTTACGGCCTATCGCAGCCATTTACAGTACGTTTTTGCAGCGGGCAATCGATCAAATCATCCATGACGTTGCACTGCAAAAACTGCCGGTTATCTTTGCGATAGACCGTGCGGGAGCGGTTCCCTATGACGGCGAAACCCATCAAGGTCTCTATGACATCTGCTTTTTACGCAGTATTCCCAATATGACGGTGCTCGCTCCCGCCTCGGCAGCGGAAATGCGGGCGATGTTTGAATGGGCATTGCAGTTGGATGCTCCGGTTGCAATACGGTACCCTAAGAATACATGCGCAGCGGAATGCCCCGCATTTTTGCTTCCGATGGAAACCGGCCGTGGTGTGTTCACCGTAACGGCGGAACACAGCGATGTGCTGCTAGTGTGCACCGGCGGTATATACCCGGAAACCGTTCAAGCAGCAGAGCTGCTTGGAAAAAAAGGGATATCCGCTGATATATACAATCTCCGCTTCTTAAAACCCATCGATGAAGCTTTTTTCTTGGAAAAAGTCCAAAAATACCCTGCCGTACTCTTTATCGAAGACGGCGCATATATCGGCGGTGTCGGGCACTATCTGGAAGCTCTAATACAAAAACGATGTTTGAACATAAAAACCGCAGTACGCGCCTTTCCCGACACGGTCTTTATGCAAGGTTCGCGGCAGGATATCCTTGAATGCGCCGGACTAACCGGTGAACAGCTTGCCAAAGTCGCATTGTCTCTCTGCCGTTAA